A DNA window from Agarivorans sp. TSD2052 contains the following coding sequences:
- a CDS encoding ABC transporter permease — protein sequence MLHQLRGPAKSLYQFYMVGFLVFLALPLTIVAIFAFNDSLYPALPWQGFTLDWFIGQTEPKLGILYDDGLLSSIGVSASIACLVTLVSIVLATANAWLFVRFDFPGKNWLYIGLLLPLVIPGVILGVAILVASSSLANSIENTFAWEWEWLRPGFSLVVIGQVAFITTISTLVILARLRKFDFSLEEAALNLGASSWVAFITVVLPFLTPALLGAGVVSFLMSFENFNTTLMLVGSDAPLTIAMYDRLREGSTPVLNAVSLLLMLGSALIALISMLFDNEQKNNT from the coding sequence ATGTTACATCAACTGCGCGGTCCGGCTAAATCGCTTTACCAATTTTACATGGTCGGTTTTTTAGTTTTTTTGGCCTTACCTTTAACCATTGTGGCAATCTTTGCTTTCAATGATAGTTTGTATCCAGCCCTGCCTTGGCAAGGTTTTACCTTAGATTGGTTTATCGGCCAAACCGAACCTAAATTAGGGATTTTATATGATGACGGCTTGCTTTCTAGTATTGGGGTGAGCGCTTCAATTGCTTGCTTGGTAACCCTCGTGTCTATTGTGTTGGCTACTGCAAATGCCTGGTTGTTTGTTCGCTTCGATTTTCCTGGGAAAAACTGGCTATACATTGGCTTATTGCTACCGCTGGTCATTCCTGGCGTTATCCTTGGGGTTGCCATTTTGGTGGCCAGTAGTAGTTTGGCAAATAGTATTGAGAATACCTTTGCTTGGGAATGGGAATGGTTACGACCCGGTTTTAGCCTAGTGGTGATTGGCCAAGTGGCGTTTATCACTACTATTTCAACTTTAGTTATATTAGCTCGTTTACGTAAATTTGACTTTAGTTTAGAAGAAGCCGCGTTAAATTTGGGAGCAAGTTCTTGGGTTGCTTTTATTACCGTAGTGTTGCCGTTTCTTACCCCTGCCTTACTTGGCGCCGGAGTGGTGAGTTTTCTTATGTCTTTTGAGAACTTCAATACCACCTTGATGTTAGTTGGCTCTGACGCCCCTTTAACTATTGCCATGTATGACCGTTTACGCGAAGGCTCCACGCCGGTGCTAAATGCGGTATCACTATTGTTAATGCTTGGCTCTGCACTCATCGCTCTGATATCCATGCTGTTTGATAATGAGCAAAAAAACAACACTTAG
- the grpE gene encoding nucleotide exchange factor GrpE: protein MSSEQNKAQSEEVVVENEVEQQVDAIEAELEAEMEAEADAESVGEEISVAELLERLATAEQTVAEQKDGVIRAKAEVDNIRRRSAQEVEKARKFALEKFANELLPVIDNMEMALLHANREDEALSSMIEGVELTLKTLIDAVKKFGIEVVSPQDQAFDPAKHQAMGMQEVEGVAPNTVVAVLQKGYELNGRLLRPAMVMISKAASVDTSA from the coding sequence ATGAGCAGCGAGCAAAATAAAGCGCAATCAGAAGAAGTTGTAGTAGAAAACGAAGTAGAACAGCAAGTTGATGCGATTGAAGCTGAGCTAGAAGCTGAAATGGAAGCAGAGGCAGACGCTGAATCTGTGGGTGAAGAGATCAGCGTTGCTGAGTTACTAGAGCGTTTGGCGACTGCTGAACAAACGGTTGCTGAGCAAAAAGATGGGGTAATTCGCGCTAAAGCTGAAGTTGACAATATTCGTCGTCGTTCTGCACAAGAAGTTGAAAAAGCCCGTAAGTTTGCCTTAGAAAAATTTGCCAATGAGCTGTTACCTGTCATCGACAATATGGAAATGGCTTTATTACATGCCAACCGTGAGGATGAGGCCTTGTCATCGATGATTGAAGGGGTAGAGCTTACCCTGAAAACCCTTATCGATGCAGTTAAGAAGTTTGGTATTGAGGTCGTATCGCCGCAAGATCAAGCTTTTGATCCCGCTAAACATCAAGCAATGGGCATGCAAGAGGTAGAAGGTGTGGCACCAAATACTGTGGTAGCCGTTCTGCAAAAAGGCTATGAACTGAATGGCCGTTTATTACGACCTGCAATGGTAATGATCTCAAAAGCTGCTTCAGTAGATACCAGCGCTTAA
- a CDS encoding DUF1289 domain-containing protein — MEQLEIFDIPNPCRGICQSNSRGLCMGCFRSREERFSWQRLSPAEQQNVLRLSKQRKLYFIRKQRQLLADKTPQDAPQAELPFDD; from the coding sequence ATGGAACAGCTCGAAATTTTTGATATTCCCAATCCCTGTCGTGGTATCTGTCAATCCAACAGCCGTGGGCTTTGCATGGGGTGTTTTCGTAGTAGAGAAGAACGTTTCTCTTGGCAGAGGCTGAGCCCTGCAGAGCAGCAAAATGTGTTGCGTTTAAGCAAGCAACGTAAGCTGTACTTTATTCGTAAGCAGCGCCAACTATTGGCAGACAAAACACCACAAGACGCTCCTCAAGCTGAACTCCCGTTCGATGACTAG
- the dnaJ gene encoding molecular chaperone DnaJ: MSKRDYYEVLGLGKDAGEREIKKAYKRLAMKYHPDRTKGDKASEEKFKEVKEAYEVLNDAQKKEAYDHYGHAGVDPNRGAGGFGGGHGDFGDAFGDIFGDIFGGGRGGGGRRQPQRGSDLRYNLELSLEQAVKGVKKEIRVPTLVHCEQCNGSGAKKGSSPKTCGTCHGQGQVQMRQGFFAVQQACPTCKGKGSIISDPCHKCHGEGRYERSKTLSVSIPAGVDTGDRVRLSGEGEAGESGAPAGDLYVQVHVKDHPIFQREENNLYCEVPISFTLAALGGEIEVPTLDGRVSLKVPAETQTGRMFRMRGKGVKSVRGGPIGDLICKVTVETPVKLNDTQKQLLRDFEDSCGGSASSKHKPKAEGFFDGVKKFFDDLTS, from the coding sequence ATGTCAAAACGCGATTATTATGAAGTTCTTGGTCTAGGCAAAGATGCCGGTGAGCGAGAAATTAAAAAAGCCTACAAACGTTTGGCGATGAAATATCACCCCGACCGTACTAAAGGTGATAAAGCTTCTGAAGAGAAATTTAAAGAAGTAAAAGAAGCTTACGAAGTACTGAACGATGCCCAAAAGAAAGAAGCTTATGATCACTATGGTCATGCTGGAGTCGATCCTAACCGCGGAGCGGGTGGTTTTGGCGGCGGGCATGGTGATTTTGGCGACGCATTTGGCGATATCTTTGGTGATATTTTTGGTGGTGGACGTGGTGGCGGTGGTCGACGTCAGCCTCAACGTGGCTCTGATTTACGTTACAACCTAGAGTTGAGCTTAGAGCAAGCGGTAAAAGGTGTTAAAAAAGAAATTCGAGTGCCTACCTTAGTACACTGTGAACAGTGTAATGGTAGTGGCGCTAAAAAAGGCTCGAGCCCAAAAACTTGTGGTACTTGTCATGGCCAAGGCCAAGTGCAAATGCGTCAAGGTTTTTTTGCGGTTCAGCAAGCCTGTCCAACCTGTAAAGGTAAAGGCTCAATTATTTCAGATCCTTGCCATAAATGTCATGGTGAAGGCCGTTACGAACGCTCTAAAACCTTATCGGTTAGTATCCCCGCAGGTGTAGATACTGGTGACCGCGTTCGTTTATCCGGTGAAGGTGAAGCGGGCGAGAGCGGTGCTCCAGCCGGTGATTTGTATGTTCAAGTACATGTAAAAGATCACCCCATCTTCCAGCGTGAAGAAAATAACCTATATTGCGAAGTGCCAATTAGTTTTACATTGGCGGCTTTAGGTGGCGAAATCGAAGTGCCCACTTTAGATGGTCGAGTAAGCCTTAAGGTACCTGCTGAAACTCAAACCGGTCGTATGTTTAGAATGCGTGGTAAGGGAGTTAAGTCGGTACGAGGCGGACCAATTGGTGATTTGATCTGTAAAGTTACAGTAGAAACACCGGTTAAGCTTAATGATACTCAAAAGCAATTATTACGTGACTTTGAGGATAGTTGTGGCGGGTCTGCAAGTAGCAAACACAAGCCAAAGGCTGAAGGTTTTTTTGATGGTGTTAAAAAGTTTTTCGATGACCTAACCAGTTAA
- the nadK gene encoding NAD(+) kinase, whose amino-acid sequence MTKAFNTIGLIGKPHHEGANNTLTALYHWLTQQSYTVLVEELTGQQLDIDGLNLVSITDLGLQAELAIVVGGDGNMLGAARVLSGYDIAVIGVNRGNLGFLTDLDPDDFEHPLQQVLQGKFVTENRFLLEARVMRHNTLKSCNSAVNEVVLHLDKVATMLEFEVYIDDHFMLSQRADGLIITTPTGSTAYSLSAGGPILTPNLDAIALVPMFPHTLSSRPIVVDSQSEVKLKLSYDNSEHMNVSCDSHVSLPVLPGDEVIIRRQANHLRLVHPENYDYFKILRTKLGWGSRLF is encoded by the coding sequence ATGACTAAAGCTTTCAATACCATTGGGTTAATCGGAAAACCACATCATGAGGGTGCAAACAACACCCTTACCGCGCTATACCATTGGCTTACTCAACAGTCTTATACGGTGTTAGTAGAAGAGCTAACCGGCCAACAACTAGACATTGACGGGCTTAACTTAGTCAGTATTACTGACTTAGGGCTGCAAGCCGAGTTAGCCATTGTAGTGGGCGGCGATGGTAATATGCTGGGAGCCGCGCGTGTTTTATCCGGTTACGATATTGCCGTTATTGGAGTCAACCGTGGAAACTTAGGCTTCCTTACCGATTTAGATCCAGATGATTTTGAACACCCCTTGCAACAAGTGCTACAAGGCAAATTTGTCACTGAAAATCGCTTTCTATTAGAAGCAAGAGTGATGCGTCATAATACGCTAAAAAGCTGCAATAGCGCCGTCAATGAAGTGGTACTTCACCTCGATAAAGTCGCCACCATGTTGGAGTTTGAAGTATATATTGATGATCACTTTATGCTTAGCCAACGTGCCGACGGCTTGATTATCACTACCCCTACTGGCTCTACAGCTTATTCACTTTCAGCTGGAGGCCCTATTCTCACCCCTAATTTAGATGCGATAGCGTTAGTGCCCATGTTCCCGCATACTTTAAGCTCTCGGCCGATTGTGGTTGATAGCCAAAGTGAAGTGAAACTTAAGCTATCTTACGACAACAGCGAACATATGAATGTGAGCTGCGATAGCCACGTTTCACTCCCGGTGCTACCGGGAGACGAAGTAATTATAAGAAGACAAGCAAATCACTTGCGCCTGGTTCACCCCGAGAACTATGATTACTTTAAAATATTACGAACCAAACTTGGCTGGGGCAGCAGACTGTTTTAA
- a CDS encoding multidrug effflux MFS transporter: MSTGNSNAKAFIVLLAAMMSLVALSVDAMLPALVAIANDFNLPQATQAQWTITSLFIGLSIGQLFYGPWSDAVGRKPPIYVGYLLFISGSIICILSESFNWLIVGRVLQGMGAAAPRIITMALVRDKLKGAEMARIMSVVFSVFIVVPILAPAVGQLILSVAHWRWIFGMLLIMAVSTGFWFFLYQEETLVEDKRRPLTVKSFVEGLKFLLAERTALVYTLVSGVVFGGFIGYLNSAPLIFIHLYDQGDNFALLFAVAACAVGVASLVNGRLVLKLGMRKMINYALWGLLLLTGLFCIILLANAGVPPLLILMAYLVPAFFCIGILFGNLNSIAMEPLGAIAGMGSAFVAFISTLVAIPIGSLIGLSFNDTCYPVVFGFLFVALFSLVVITLFDRVPWQQNKA, from the coding sequence GTGAGCACTGGAAATAGCAACGCTAAAGCGTTTATTGTTTTGTTAGCGGCAATGATGTCTCTGGTGGCATTATCTGTAGATGCGATGTTGCCTGCACTGGTAGCCATTGCAAACGACTTCAATTTACCGCAAGCCACTCAGGCTCAATGGACCATCACTTCTTTATTTATTGGCTTGTCGATAGGGCAATTATTTTATGGCCCTTGGTCAGATGCAGTTGGCCGTAAGCCGCCAATTTATGTAGGTTACTTGCTATTTATCAGCGGTAGCATCATTTGTATCTTATCAGAGTCTTTTAACTGGCTAATCGTTGGGCGCGTTTTGCAAGGTATGGGGGCGGCTGCACCGCGAATTATCACCATGGCGTTGGTGCGAGACAAATTAAAAGGCGCCGAAATGGCGCGTATTATGTCGGTGGTGTTTTCAGTATTTATTGTCGTGCCGATTTTAGCCCCTGCTGTGGGTCAGTTAATTCTGAGTGTTGCCCATTGGCGCTGGATCTTTGGTATGTTGTTAATCATGGCGGTATCCACTGGTTTTTGGTTCTTTTTGTACCAAGAGGAAACCTTAGTGGAAGACAAACGCCGACCACTTACAGTAAAAAGCTTTGTTGAAGGTTTGAAATTCCTCTTGGCTGAGCGCACCGCGTTGGTTTATACCTTGGTATCCGGTGTGGTTTTTGGTGGTTTTATCGGTTACTTAAACAGTGCCCCTTTAATATTTATACACTTATACGACCAAGGCGACAATTTTGCTTTGTTATTTGCTGTTGCTGCTTGTGCGGTGGGCGTAGCTTCACTGGTCAATGGTCGCTTAGTGCTAAAGTTAGGCATGCGTAAGATGATTAATTACGCTTTATGGGGCTTACTGCTACTAACGGGTCTATTTTGTATCATATTGTTGGCTAATGCTGGTGTACCGCCGTTGCTGATTTTAATGGCCTATTTGGTGCCTGCTTTTTTCTGTATTGGTATCTTGTTCGGTAATTTAAATTCTATAGCCATGGAACCGCTTGGTGCCATTGCGGGCATGGGCTCAGCTTTTGTTGCCTTTATATCAACGTTGGTGGCCATTCCAATTGGTAGTTTAATCGGTCTAAGTTTTAACGATACTTGCTATCCGGTAGTGTTTGGTTTTTTATTTGTGGCGTTATTTAGCTTAGTGGTAATTACTTTATTTGACCGAGTTCCCTGGCAACAAAACAAAGCATAA
- the can gene encoding carbonate dehydratase — MSDIDQLFKNNRLWAHRIKENDPDFFGELSKQQNPEYLWIGCSDSRVPANQIAGLPPGEVFVHRNIANVVVHTDLNCLSVIQYAIDVLKVKHIIVTGHYGCGGVLASMEKEQHGLIDNWLRHLKDVYRFHQAELDGIEDKQLRADRLCELNVMEQVKNVSQTTTLQNAWRNGQQLSVHGCIYSIQNGILNNLDISISGIE, encoded by the coding sequence ATGAGCGACATTGACCAGTTATTTAAGAATAATCGACTGTGGGCGCATAGAATCAAAGAAAATGATCCTGATTTCTTTGGTGAACTTTCAAAACAACAGAATCCAGAGTATTTATGGATCGGTTGCAGTGATAGTAGAGTTCCTGCGAATCAAATTGCTGGCCTTCCTCCTGGTGAAGTTTTCGTGCATCGGAATATTGCTAATGTCGTTGTACATACTGACTTAAACTGTTTGTCGGTGATTCAGTACGCAATCGATGTATTGAAGGTGAAACATATTATTGTGACCGGGCATTACGGCTGTGGTGGGGTATTGGCCTCTATGGAAAAGGAGCAGCACGGCTTAATTGATAACTGGTTGCGCCATTTAAAAGACGTTTATCGCTTTCATCAAGCCGAGCTTGATGGCATTGAAGACAAACAATTACGTGCCGACCGTTTGTGTGAATTAAATGTGATGGAGCAAGTGAAAAATGTCTCCCAAACCACTACCTTGCAAAATGCTTGGCGCAACGGCCAACAGCTATCTGTTCATGGTTGTATTTATTCGATTCAGAATGGCATTTTAAACAATCTTGATATTTCTATAAGTGGTATCGAGTAA
- the dnaK gene encoding molecular chaperone DnaK, with translation MGRIIGIDLGTTNSCVAILDGDTPKVIENAEGDRTTPSIIAYTEDGETLVGQPAKRQAVTNPTNTVFAIKRLIGRRFTDDEVQRDIKIMPFKIVNADNGDAWVEAKGEKKAPPQISAEVLKKMKKTAEDYLGEAVTEAVITVPAYFNDSQRQATKDAGRIAGLDVKRIINEPTAAAFAYGVNSVKGDNVVAVYDLGGGTFDISIIEIDEVDGEKTFEVLATNGDTHLGGEDFDSRLINYLVEEFKKDQGFDLKQDPLAMQRLKEAAEKAKCELSSAQQTDVNLPYITADASGPKHLNIKVTRSKLESLVEELVQRSLEPLRIALQDADLSVGDINDVILVGGQTRMPLVQKAVTEFFGKEPRKDVNPDEAVAMGAAIQGAVLSGDKTDVLLLDVTPLSLGIETMGGVMTRVVEKNTTIPTKGSQVFSTADDNQSAVTVHVIQGERKRAADNKSLGQFNLEGIRPAQRGVPQIEVTFDLDADGILHVSAKDKDTAKEQKITIQASSGLSDDEINKMVNEAEANAEEDKKFEELVQARNQADALVHGTRKQIEDAGEALPAEDKEKIEAAVTELEAATKGEDKAEIEAKTQALIEASQKLMEVAQQQAQADAGAADAEQAAPAQDDVVDAEFEEVKDDKK, from the coding sequence ATGGGTAGAATTATTGGTATTGATTTAGGCACCACTAACTCTTGTGTTGCGATTTTAGATGGCGATACCCCTAAAGTTATCGAGAATGCTGAAGGCGATCGTACAACACCTTCTATCATTGCTTACACCGAGGATGGCGAGACCTTAGTTGGCCAACCAGCCAAACGCCAAGCGGTAACTAACCCAACTAACACTGTATTTGCTATTAAGCGTCTTATCGGTCGTCGTTTCACCGATGACGAAGTACAGCGTGACATTAAAATTATGCCGTTCAAAATTGTAAATGCTGACAACGGTGACGCTTGGGTAGAAGCAAAAGGTGAGAAGAAAGCACCACCGCAAATTTCTGCTGAAGTATTGAAGAAAATGAAGAAAACAGCAGAAGATTACCTAGGTGAGGCCGTTACAGAAGCGGTTATTACGGTACCTGCATACTTTAACGACTCACAACGTCAAGCAACTAAAGATGCTGGTCGTATTGCTGGTTTAGATGTTAAACGCATTATCAACGAACCTACTGCTGCAGCCTTCGCTTACGGCGTAAACTCAGTTAAAGGCGACAACGTTGTTGCTGTATACGACTTAGGTGGTGGTACTTTTGATATCTCTATCATCGAAATTGATGAAGTAGATGGCGAGAAAACTTTCGAAGTGTTAGCCACTAATGGTGATACTCACTTAGGTGGTGAAGATTTCGATAGCCGCTTGATCAACTACTTGGTTGAAGAATTTAAGAAAGACCAAGGTTTTGACCTTAAGCAAGACCCGTTAGCGATGCAACGTTTAAAAGAAGCCGCTGAAAAAGCTAAGTGTGAACTGTCTTCAGCTCAACAAACTGATGTAAACCTACCTTACATCACCGCTGATGCTTCGGGTCCTAAACACCTTAATATCAAAGTAACTCGCTCTAAGCTTGAGTCTTTGGTTGAAGAATTAGTACAACGTTCTTTAGAGCCATTACGCATCGCTTTGCAAGATGCTGACTTATCTGTGGGTGACATCAACGATGTAATCCTAGTGGGTGGTCAAACACGTATGCCACTAGTACAAAAAGCAGTTACCGAGTTCTTTGGTAAAGAGCCACGTAAAGACGTTAACCCTGATGAAGCTGTCGCGATGGGTGCAGCTATTCAAGGTGCAGTATTGTCTGGCGATAAAACTGACGTATTGCTACTAGACGTAACGCCACTATCTTTGGGTATTGAAACTATGGGTGGTGTAATGACACGCGTAGTTGAGAAAAACACTACCATCCCAACGAAGGGTTCACAGGTATTCTCAACAGCCGATGATAACCAAAGTGCGGTAACGGTTCACGTTATTCAGGGTGAGCGTAAACGTGCTGCAGACAACAAATCTTTAGGTCAATTTAACCTAGAAGGTATTCGTCCTGCACAACGTGGCGTGCCACAAATCGAAGTAACTTTTGATTTAGATGCTGACGGTATTTTGCACGTATCTGCTAAAGATAAAGATACCGCTAAAGAGCAAAAAATTACCATTCAAGCCTCTTCTGGTTTGTCAGATGACGAAATCAATAAGATGGTTAATGAAGCGGAAGCTAATGCTGAAGAAGATAAGAAGTTTGAAGAGTTAGTTCAAGCTCGTAACCAAGCCGATGCTTTAGTACATGGTACACGCAAGCAAATTGAAGACGCCGGTGAAGCACTTCCTGCTGAAGATAAAGAGAAAATCGAAGCCGCAGTGACTGAATTAGAAGCAGCAACTAAAGGTGAAGATAAAGCAGAGATCGAAGCTAAAACTCAAGCTTTGATTGAAGCCTCTCAAAAACTGATGGAAGTAGCACAGCAACAAGCCCAAGCAGATGCAGGCGCGGCAGATGCCGAGCAAGCAGCTCCTGCTCAAGACGATGTGGTTGACGCTGAGTTTGAAGAAGTGAAAGACGACAAAAAATAA
- a CDS encoding dicarboxylate/amino acid:cation symporter: MINTAKLSLTHKIIIGMITGIALGVFLQTFFADSVLVKDYLVDGILNITGSIFVASLKMLVVPLVFVSLVCGVSSMKDTARLGRLGGKTVLLYLATTAIAISLAMAVALLVRPGTGIELVAETAFQAKQAPSISQVIIDMFPDNPIASMAQGNMLQIIVFALLFGIAIAISGEPGKRIASHFEDFNVVIMKLVTILMNLAPYGVFALLAKLFFGIGFDAIYSLLGYFMVVLVVLLIHALVVYPTLLKVLTGLNPVLFIKKMREAIVFAFSTASSNATIPVTMETATHKLGVRNSTASFTIPLGATINMDGTSIMQGVATIFIATVYGIDLTAGNFLMVIVTATLASVGTAGVPGVGLITLAMVLQQVGLPVEGIALIIGVDRLLDMVRTAVNITGDSMVTVAVAKSEGDLNLDTYNNPLAGLSEEEVHLPHEAEPNATVGLEKA, translated from the coding sequence ATGATCAACACTGCAAAACTGAGCCTCACACATAAGATAATAATCGGTATGATTACCGGTATTGCACTAGGGGTTTTCTTACAAACATTTTTTGCTGATTCAGTGCTAGTTAAAGACTATCTGGTTGACGGCATTTTAAATATTACAGGGTCTATTTTTGTTGCCAGCTTAAAAATGCTAGTTGTGCCATTGGTATTTGTATCCTTGGTATGTGGCGTGTCTTCAATGAAAGATACTGCTCGCTTAGGCCGCCTTGGTGGTAAAACAGTGCTTCTTTATTTAGCCACGACAGCGATTGCCATTTCACTGGCAATGGCGGTAGCACTATTAGTTCGTCCTGGCACAGGCATCGAACTAGTGGCTGAAACGGCCTTCCAGGCTAAACAAGCCCCAAGTATTAGCCAAGTCATTATCGACATGTTCCCGGATAACCCTATTGCCTCCATGGCACAGGGCAATATGTTGCAAATCATTGTATTTGCATTGTTGTTCGGTATCGCTATCGCAATTTCAGGTGAACCAGGCAAGCGTATAGCCAGCCACTTTGAAGATTTCAATGTAGTGATTATGAAATTAGTCACCATTTTAATGAACCTTGCTCCCTATGGCGTATTCGCGCTGTTAGCCAAACTGTTCTTTGGTATTGGCTTCGACGCGATTTATAGCCTGCTAGGTTACTTTATGGTGGTACTGGTTGTGCTACTGATTCACGCTTTGGTGGTTTACCCCACCTTACTCAAAGTACTTACCGGCTTAAATCCGGTTTTGTTCATCAAGAAAATGCGTGAAGCAATTGTATTTGCGTTTAGTACTGCTTCCTCTAACGCCACTATTCCAGTGACGATGGAAACCGCTACTCATAAATTGGGCGTACGTAACTCAACGGCTTCTTTTACTATTCCCTTGGGCGCGACCATCAATATGGATGGCACTTCAATAATGCAAGGTGTGGCGACCATTTTCATCGCTACCGTTTATGGTATTGATTTAACCGCCGGTAACTTTTTAATGGTGATTGTCACTGCAACTTTGGCATCAGTGGGAACAGCAGGCGTGCCGGGCGTTGGTTTAATTACTCTGGCCATGGTCTTACAACAAGTAGGGCTGCCCGTTGAAGGTATTGCTTTAATCATCGGCGTAGACCGTTTGTTAGATATGGTTCGTACGGCGGTCAACATTACCGGTGACAGCATGGTAACCGTAGCAGTCGCTAAATCAGAAGGGGACTTAAACCTAGACACTTACAACAACCCGCTAGCGGGTTTGTCGGAAGAAGAAGTTCACTTACCCCATGAAGCAGAGCCAAATGCTACAGTAGGCTTAGAAAAGGCCTAA
- the cobU gene encoding bifunctional adenosylcobinamide kinase/adenosylcobinamide-phosphate guanylyltransferase gives MMITLVLGGIRSGKSRWAEQQFADDLIGSSVYIATSLASDDEMAQRIDHHQRQRNGRFTTHELNFTEECLAEVLAGYAHLQQPILLECMSTWLGWWLSTDKSPQLQLVDIHRQSSLLLEALKQIDSDIVIVSNEVGLGLVSDNAVARMFADELGRLNQALATIADRVVFISAGLPLILKE, from the coding sequence ATGATGATAACCTTGGTATTGGGCGGTATTCGAAGCGGAAAAAGCCGCTGGGCAGAACAGCAGTTTGCTGATGACCTTATCGGTTCATCTGTTTATATTGCAACGTCTTTAGCCAGTGATGATGAAATGGCACAGCGGATTGACCATCATCAACGTCAGCGTAACGGCCGTTTTACTACCCATGAATTAAATTTTACTGAAGAGTGTTTAGCTGAGGTATTAGCTGGTTACGCCCACTTGCAGCAGCCAATTTTGCTGGAATGTATGTCGACATGGCTAGGGTGGTGGTTAAGCACGGACAAGTCACCGCAGTTACAGTTAGTCGATATTCACCGGCAGTCTTCGTTGTTGTTAGAAGCCCTAAAGCAGATAGACAGTGATATTGTGATTGTCTCCAATGAAGTAGGTTTAGGCTTGGTGTCTGATAATGCTGTGGCGCGAATGTTTGCCGACGAATTAGGGCGTTTAAATCAAGCATTGGCTACCATTGCCGATAGGGTTGTATTCATTAGTGCCGGATTGCCACTAATATTAAAGGAATAG
- a CDS encoding flagellar brake domain-containing protein — protein MSTTTSPLVKQRQLVVEIMRQLSFGDILDVQFVKAGDVRIKCRLIGVDDGNFLIFAVPKTAQQSHGDVLVEGMACIIRSIIEGEAGQCIAFRSIITDIIKSPKHLLFVKYPSEIERFSLRKQQRVSIRVPATMTHRSSVSDHQIEDSLSFDGIILDLSAGGCRFKLAWPASNGKLLLEDVFIYIRFPGHPDKDAVVEGKVKSQSREGIDHLSVGIRFEGETELEEVFKHLALDV, from the coding sequence TTGAGCACAACTACCTCTCCACTGGTTAAACAGCGTCAACTAGTTGTTGAAATTATGCGCCAACTTTCTTTTGGCGATATTCTCGATGTGCAATTTGTTAAAGCAGGTGATGTGCGTATCAAATGCCGGTTAATCGGCGTTGATGACGGTAATTTTCTAATTTTTGCGGTTCCCAAAACTGCCCAACAAAGCCACGGTGATGTATTAGTTGAAGGGATGGCTTGTATTATTCGCTCAATAATTGAAGGTGAAGCCGGTCAATGTATCGCCTTTCGCAGCATCATCACAGACATAATTAAGTCGCCCAAACACCTTCTATTTGTAAAATACCCCTCTGAAATCGAACGTTTTAGTCTGCGAAAACAGCAACGGGTTAGCATTCGAGTTCCGGCGACCATGACTCACCGATCGTCAGTGAGCGATCACCAAATTGAAGATAGCCTCAGTTTCGATGGGATCATCTTAGATTTATCTGCTGGAGGCTGTCGCTTTAAACTCGCTTGGCCTGCGAGTAACGGCAAGCTGCTGTTAGAAGATGTATTTATCTATATTCGCTTTCCGGGTCACCCCGACAAAGATGCGGTCGTCGAGGGAAAAGTGAAAAGCCAAAGCCGTGAAGGAATCGACCACCTATCTGTAGGTATTCGTTTTGAAGGAGAAACGGAACTAGAAGAAGTCTTTAAACACCTCGCTCTAGACGTTTAA